Proteins from one Podospora pseudocomata strain CBS 415.72m chromosome 4, whole genome shotgun sequence genomic window:
- the DOA4 gene encoding ubiquitin-specific protease doa4 (COG:O; EggNog:ENOG503NX9E; MEROPS:MER0014644) has product MTGAVIMMDHAGSSRAGPTNGGLPNGGGNGTRRPLPHIDDITSVEVDLDPHAPIERVVQMAENYLRQAESSKTFGRPDLALKDYIRASIIVLDLIKKNKGWVSMQRDSRALHDRYTRVLRQLDATHTEFERIKMEIKADNARTCVQPTAQRQSRNGGHMINGNGFERTNGATNGTSSDQSFSPLLPPRTKPVVGPKPEGLHGNAISKPSAKAQDLAQRFANLRTTTVQTTQDPRVRTRPIVSPTTAVAPGSPPPLFSQTSLGGLPRMPDAIYNPPRGTVSKEAAALPSSTPRAMFSRTGSVSSINITKAPRPSMAGEIFSTAQSFDRPTSNKRTKLSLPNFYDETISVKDLLQYQQAGSKEISILIVDIRSREEFDEGHILSQATICVEPEVLSRPHISGEDIANSMVLAPASEQLLFEKRADFDLVVFYDQDSTAVPATPSNSIEHTVFNFFGALSFYDFVGERAAKSRPKLLEGGLDAWTSMVGKASLQTSSTIDPTAKQASTAMTRSFLNQKQKYAARPIQNPEEAKRWEKHISDPASIIPIRTTEDFLRRYPPVSGQKESMVSSSAPSPPSQSSESPFYDRISRDENFYSSLPSPPARPAPAVPRRSHSGLSDEPVLAKAVGIAPGAARPEVRKNRTGLYNPGVHCFANSSLQSLFATPGFCKEVYDGSWRHNYKAPKKLDENIDNPQLLMKCLENLFQWINTGSFKYIHAKTFMQYIRYIHSKSTRSKNDGDLFGGNRQQDAQEFYNFILTTIDDETNTRRDRVTNVRDEYTPNEGTAVQNAVKFWNNYVEGHNSLVTKYFRGVDVYINTCSKCNHQFQKFEVSDMRILNFPDGASDPISMLKLLEQSAAPEKMDGARCEKCNSTKHRTRARKFARLPDRLVFSFQRSINQFDKMQNIVQFPTQGLDVRPYFAGAANEHVDPSDEHYEGDMVFDLYAVTVHIGETTTSGHYIEYVRDDRSSDPESWWKCNDRDVTPLKVGPKNPRNLEQLYGDSAANATAYLVFYERRGTRNQDV; this is encoded by the exons ATGACAGGGGCTGTCATCATGATGGACCATGCAGGATCCTCGCGCGCGGGGCCAACAAATGGTGGGCTTCCAAATGGAGGAGGAAATGGGACGAGAAGGCCGCTTCCACACATTGACGACATCACGTCGGTTGAAGTCGACCTCGACCCTCATGCTCCGATTGAGCGAGTGGTGCAAATGGCCGAAAACTACCTACGACAGGCTGAATCATCAAAGACGTTTGGTCGTCCTGACCTTGCCCTCAAAGACTATATACGGGCCAGTATCATTGTGTTGGATctgatcaagaagaacaaaGGCTGGGTGTCGATGCAGAGGGATTCCAGGGCGCTTCATGACCGGTACACTCGTGTGTTAAGGCAGCTTGATGCTACGCATACCGAGTTCGAGAGGATCAAGATGGAAATCAAGGCAGACAATGCTAGGACTTGTGTCCAACCAACCGCCCAGAGGCAGAGTCGGAATGGGGGACATATGATTAACGGGAACGGTTTCGAAAGGACAAACGGCGCAACAAATGGCACGTCATCGGACCAGAGTTTCTCCCCCTTGTTGCCTCCGAGAACGAAGCCGGTGGTGGGTCCTAAACCAGAGGGCCTCCATGGCAATGCAATCTCCAAGCCCTCGGCCAAAGCGCAGGACCTGGCCCAACGGTTTGCGAATCTGAGGACAACCACAGTACAGACGACCCAAGACCCCCGCGTCCGAACTCGGCCGATCGtgtcaccaacaacggcgGTAGCACCCGGCAGTCCACCTCCATTGTTCTCGCAAACGTCTCTCGGTGGGTTACCGCGAATGCCAGATGCCATTTACAATCCACCCAGGGGCACCGTTTCGAAGGAGGCAGCCGCACTGCCTTCCAGTACTCCCCGTGCCATGTTCTCTAGGACAGGTTCGGTGTCATCCATCAACATTACCAAAGCCCCAAGACCGTCCATGGCAGGAGAGATATTTTCGACAGCTCAAAGCTTCGACAGGCCGACATCAAACAAGAGAACAAAACTCTCATTACCCAACTTCTACGATGAAACAATTTCCGTCAAGGATCTGCTCCAGTACCAGCAGGCAGGCTCCAAGGAGATATCAATATTAATAGTGGACATTAGGAGCCGTGAAGAATTTGACGAAGGTCACATTCTATCTCAGGCCACCATATGCGTGGAGCCCGAGGTACTATCGAGACCGCACATCTCGGGCGAGGACATTGCCAATAGCATGGTACTGGCGCCCGCAAGTGAACAGCTTCTCTTTGAGAAACGGGCCGACTTTGACCTGGTGGTCTTTTATGATCAGGACTCGACCGCGGTTCCTGCAACACCATCAAACAGCATAGAGCACACCGTATTCAACTTTTTCGGCGCCCTCAGCTTTTATGACTTTGTTGGCGAAAGAGCTGCCAAATCACGGCCTAAACTGCTCGAAGGCGGGCTAGACGCATGGACGAGCATGGTTGGAAAGGCCAGCTTgcagacatcatcaaccatcGATCCGACCGCGAAGCAGGCATCCACTGCCATGACCAGGTCATTCTTGAACCAAAAACAGAAGTATGCTGCACGACCCATCCAGAATCCCGAGGAAGCCAAACGCTGGGAAAAGCACATTTCCGATCCCGCATCCATAATACCCATCCGAACAACCGAAGACTTTCTTCGTCGCTACCCGCCGGTATCAGGACAGAAAGAGTCCATGGTTTCTTCGTCTGCGCCGTCGCCACCTAGCCAAAGTTCAGAAAGTCCCTTCTATGATCGAATATCCCGGGATGAGAATTTCTACAGCTCCCTACCATCCCCACCGGCTCGTCCCGCCCCTGCGGTTCCTCGCCGTAGTCATAGCGGACTGTCAGATGAACCTGTTCTAGCAAAGGCGGTCGGAATCGCCCCCGGCGCCGCAAGGCCCGAAGTGCGGAAAAATCGCACCGGTCTCTACAACCCAGGAGTTCATTGCTTTGCCAACAGCTCACTTCAGTCATTGTTTGCCACGCCTGGTTTCTGCAAAGAGGTATACGATGGATCGTGGAGGCACAACTACAAAGCTCCGAAAAAGCTGGACGAAAACATTGACAACCCCCAACTCTTGATGAAATGTTTGGAAAATCTCTTCCAATGGATCAACACCGGATCTTTCAAGTATATCCATGCCAAGACCTTCATG CAATACATCCGTTACATCCACTCCAAATCAACCAGATCAAAAAACGACGGGGATCTTTTCGGGGGAAATCGCCAACAGGACGCACAAGAATTCTATAACTTCATCCTCACAACCATTGACGATGAGACAAACACTCGTCGAGATCGGGTGACAAACGTGCGAGACGAGTACACACCTAACGAAGGCACCGCTGTCCAAAACGCAGTAAAATTCTGGAACAACTACGTTGAAGGTCACAACTCTTTGGTGACCAAATACTTCCGTGGTGTGGATGTGTATATCAACACCTGTTCCAAGTGCAACCACCAGTTCCAAAAGTTTGAAGTCTCCGACATGCGAATCCTCAATTTCCCTGATGGCGCGTCAGATCCCATCAGCATGCTGAAGCTGCTTGAACAGAGCGCCGCGCCAGAGAAAATGGACGGCGCCAGATGTGAGAAATGCAACTCGACAAAGCACCGCACTCGAGCCCGCAAGTTCGCCCGACTACCGGATCGGCTTGTCTTTTCCTTTCAGCGCAGCATTAATCAATTCGACAAGATGCAAAACATAGTACAGTTCCCGACCCAAGGGCTTGACGTGCGTCCTTATTTTGCCGGCGCGGCAAACGAACACGTCGACCCCAGCGATGAACACTACGAGGGTGACATGGTGTTTGACCTCTATGCTGTGACGGTGCACATTGGCGAGACAACTACCTCGGGGCATTATATCGAGTACGTCAGGGA